The Pradoshia eiseniae genome includes a window with the following:
- a CDS encoding DEAD/DEAH box helicase codes for MDILEKGYIAAVEKAKNDVLNDIYLYFEQTDEKPSFQDYLKRTGSHFEQIWRLAWKSKTVQRMNRHEKLRFLEKRGLSADGLSKKGINKLIEQELEGYRTFDLQDWVIDYFKQSPHLWDKLYEDVKVKKQKAYFEANVLRKSMLDSLMQARMKLYISLRADVAKHLAFELDGIPKAKLHGAKTLVDLFYLEIERSPGEWILEDFELEAFIGRLTYEKIIPGIQNDLSDELKRQYELLSGDKISRHLIWQLIGTRIEELEWEFQEELEQEQVSELLEVAVTPFQYEAHYRLYHEQAERRERKRAEELAEQKRLEEEKNRQLEDIFGREYRTSIYQNTRYVLHIGETNTGKTYQALKRMKAAPTGIYLAPLRLLALEVYESLRNEGISCALKTGEEEKNIDDATHFSCTVEMFHEKDAYDVMVIDEAQMIADKDRGFSWYRAIQKARAKEVHIIGSHSAKKMLMNMLEGNDVELHEYSRQVPLKVEKKPFSFSNVKQGDALIVFSRAKVLQTASRLERDGHKVSIIYGSMPPETRAKQMKRFIDKESKVIVSTDAIGMGLNLPIRRVVFLENEKFDGTRRRMLTSQEVKQLAGRAGRKGLYNVGLVAFTSQIDVMTRLLEEDDQSISTFTIAPTQQVFDRFARYHSSLEHFFYLWGEFKNPHGTKKAPLTQERELYEHIRNTEIERRFSASDLYGFLHLPFSSNEPALVRQWMANMKAVMNNSDLPEPIVKRDTLDELELSYKSIGLHLLFLYRLDRRTEAYYWERIREEISARAHSKLRTDVKKYQKKCRSCGKQLPSEYPYNICQSCYDDRILSKYHYRRRDY; via the coding sequence GTGGATATTTTGGAAAAAGGGTACATCGCTGCTGTTGAGAAAGCAAAAAATGATGTGCTGAATGATATATATCTTTATTTTGAGCAAACGGATGAAAAGCCTTCTTTTCAGGATTATTTGAAGAGAACGGGCAGTCATTTTGAGCAAATTTGGAGACTGGCTTGGAAGAGCAAGACCGTCCAGCGGATGAACCGTCATGAAAAGCTCCGTTTCTTAGAAAAACGCGGTTTGTCGGCTGATGGGTTATCCAAAAAGGGAATCAACAAGCTCATTGAACAGGAGCTTGAAGGCTATCGAACATTCGATTTGCAAGATTGGGTCATTGATTATTTTAAACAGTCCCCGCATTTATGGGATAAATTATATGAAGATGTGAAGGTGAAAAAGCAAAAGGCTTACTTTGAAGCCAATGTCCTCAGAAAAAGCATGCTGGATAGTTTAATGCAGGCACGCATGAAATTATACATTTCCTTGCGGGCAGATGTGGCAAAGCACCTCGCCTTTGAGCTGGACGGCATTCCGAAAGCGAAGCTTCATGGGGCCAAAACCTTGGTGGATTTATTTTATTTGGAGATTGAGCGGAGTCCTGGGGAATGGATCTTAGAGGATTTTGAGCTGGAGGCGTTCATTGGGCGGCTGACCTATGAGAAGATCATCCCGGGCATTCAAAATGATCTCTCCGATGAATTGAAACGCCAGTATGAGCTTCTGAGCGGCGATAAGATCAGCCGGCATCTTATCTGGCAGCTGATCGGAACAAGGATTGAAGAGCTGGAATGGGAATTTCAGGAGGAGCTTGAACAGGAGCAGGTAAGCGAGCTGCTTGAGGTTGCGGTCACACCTTTTCAGTATGAAGCCCATTACAGGCTTTATCATGAACAAGCTGAAAGGAGAGAGCGCAAAAGAGCAGAAGAGCTGGCTGAGCAAAAAAGGCTTGAGGAAGAAAAAAACCGTCAGCTTGAGGATATATTCGGCAGGGAATACCGGACATCCATTTACCAAAACACGCGATATGTCCTCCATATCGGCGAAACGAATACTGGCAAGACCTATCAGGCATTAAAGCGGATGAAGGCTGCGCCAACCGGTATATATCTGGCTCCCTTGAGGCTCTTGGCGCTTGAGGTTTATGAGTCCTTGCGCAATGAGGGCATTTCCTGTGCCCTTAAGACTGGTGAGGAAGAGAAGAATATTGATGATGCGACCCATTTCTCCTGCACAGTGGAGATGTTTCATGAGAAGGATGCGTATGACGTCATGGTCATTGATGAAGCGCAGATGATTGCTGATAAGGATCGCGGCTTCTCCTGGTATCGGGCCATTCAAAAGGCACGGGCAAAGGAAGTTCATATTATCGGGAGCCACAGCGCGAAGAAGATGCTCATGAATATGCTTGAGGGCAATGATGTGGAGCTTCATGAATACAGCCGTCAAGTTCCGCTGAAGGTGGAGAAAAAGCCTTTCAGCTTCTCGAATGTTAAGCAAGGGGATGCCTTGATTGTCTTCTCGCGGGCGAAGGTGCTCCAAACGGCCTCCCGTCTTGAAAGGGATGGACATAAGGTCAGCATTATTTATGGAAGCATGCCGCCTGAGACAAGGGCGAAACAAATGAAGCGATTCATCGATAAGGAATCGAAGGTCATCGTCTCAACCGATGCCATTGGGATGGGGCTCAACCTGCCGATTCGCCGTGTCGTCTTTTTGGAAAATGAGAAATTTGACGGGACGAGAAGAAGGATGCTTACCTCACAGGAAGTGAAGCAGCTCGCGGGTAGGGCAGGGCGCAAAGGCCTCTATAATGTGGGGCTCGTCGCCTTCACCTCACAAATTGACGTGATGACGAGGCTTCTTGAGGAAGATGATCAGTCGATTAGCACATTTACGATCGCTCCTACCCAGCAGGTGTTTGACCGCTTCGCCCGTTACCATTCCTCCTTAGAGCACTTCTTCTATTTATGGGGAGAATTCAAGAATCCGCATGGAACGAAGAAGGCGCCCTTAACCCAAGAACGGGAGCTGTATGAGCATATCCGCAATACGGAAATTGAAAGGCGGTTCTCTGCCAGTGATTTATACGGATTTCTCCACCTGCCGTTTTCAAGCAATGAGCCGGCCCTTGTGAGGCAATGGATGGCTAACATGAAGGCCGTCATGAACAATAGTGACTTGCCGGAACCAATCGTGAAGCGGGATACACTCGATGAGCTGGAGCTATCCTATAAATCGATTGGCCTGCATTTATTATTCCTCTATCGTCTCGACCGCAGGACAGAGGCCTATTATTGGGAGCGAATACGGGAAGAGATCAGTGCACGCGCCCATTCTAAGCTCCGGACAGATGTGAAGAAATATCAAAAGAAATGCCGGTCTTGCGGCAAGCAGCTGCCGTCTGAATACCCGTATAACATCTGCCAGTCCTGCTATGATGACAGGATCCTGAGTAAGTATCATTATAGGAGACGGGATTATTAA
- a CDS encoding MFS transporter, with protein MQQKKKKIHFAWWVLLGLAIMMGVARGGINNAASLFLTPVSEDIGVGMGQLTLYLSVSSIAMMVFLPFAGKIMGKYDIRMILIVAILLQGGAFALFGMMNSVWGWYLLAIPLSVGSVLVTQLAGPVLINQWFKKRNGLALGIMMAASGLFGAIIQPNVGTLIASQGWRASYIIVGVAAIIIVIPVVLLFIRMSPQQKGLLPYGFEKAEGNDSNAAHTVEHKGVTAAVAKKSLAFYALLFFLFLITAVASFAQFIAPYAQSIGYDVQFAGNVMGVFMFGVLVGSLVFGFLTDKMGAKKTTFLSMFVGLISVFLLIFLPDNPLVFSVAIGLFGFVSSSVGTLGPLLTTSIFGIKEYGAIYGTAALGLAFAGITALPAYGFVFDATGSYLYVLYAVAAMILLSVLLIIIAFKGKETLEKAGHWD; from the coding sequence ATGCAACAGAAAAAGAAGAAAATTCATTTTGCTTGGTGGGTATTGTTGGGATTAGCCATTATGATGGGTGTTGCACGTGGTGGGATCAATAATGCTGCTAGTTTATTTTTAACCCCTGTGTCTGAGGACATAGGCGTTGGTATGGGACAACTTACCCTGTATTTGAGTGTTTCATCCATCGCGATGATGGTTTTCTTGCCGTTTGCCGGAAAAATAATGGGTAAATACGATATTCGTATGATCTTGATTGTAGCCATTCTGTTACAAGGTGGCGCATTCGCGTTATTTGGGATGATGAATTCGGTATGGGGCTGGTATCTACTAGCGATTCCGCTCTCTGTCGGTAGTGTGCTTGTGACACAATTGGCAGGTCCCGTTCTCATCAACCAATGGTTTAAAAAACGAAACGGACTTGCCCTTGGTATTATGATGGCAGCAAGTGGTTTGTTTGGCGCTATCATTCAACCGAATGTAGGAACCTTAATTGCCTCACAAGGCTGGAGAGCTTCTTACATCATCGTAGGGGTTGCGGCGATTATCATTGTGATACCAGTCGTTTTACTGTTCATTCGTATGTCACCACAACAAAAAGGTTTATTACCTTATGGCTTCGAAAAGGCAGAAGGTAACGATTCGAATGCTGCACATACGGTAGAACACAAAGGTGTCACAGCCGCAGTGGCGAAAAAGTCATTGGCCTTTTATGCTCTATTATTCTTTTTATTCTTAATTACCGCGGTTGCAAGTTTTGCTCAATTTATTGCCCCTTACGCTCAAAGCATTGGATATGATGTCCAGTTTGCCGGAAATGTCATGGGTGTGTTCATGTTTGGTGTATTAGTTGGTTCTTTGGTATTCGGTTTCTTGACCGATAAAATGGGTGCAAAGAAAACGACCTTTTTGTCCATGTTCGTTGGATTGATTTCCGTTTTCTTATTGATCTTCTTACCAGACAATCCACTGGTATTTTCAGTGGCAATCGGATTATTTGGATTTGTTTCCTCTTCTGTTGGAACGCTAGGACCGTTATTGACTACATCTATCTTCGGCATTAAAGAATATGGCGCGATTTATGGAACGGCAGCATTAGGATTAGCATTCGCAGGCATTACGGCACTCCCTGCTTATGGGTTTGTATTTGATGCAACGGGCAGTTATCTATACGTGTTATATGCTGTTGCAGCTATGATTCTATTAAGTGTCTTGTTAATCATCATTGCGTTCAAAGGAAAAGAAACATTAGAAAAAGCGGGTCATTGGGATTAA
- a CDS encoding GNAT family N-acetyltransferase gives MPFRRDSFSVSFGTDEEFGDENNYLKWLQQQSEKNPKGLVLVVDNELPIGQLELTVKEYEGKEIGYVNLYYLIPEKRGMGLGSLLHDYAIRFFKNNHVREYHLRVSPTNNTAIAFYKKNGMKQIKTEMDGKMLRMSGYIKNKLIT, from the coding sequence ATTCCTTTTCGTAGAGATTCTTTCAGTGTTAGCTTTGGTACAGATGAGGAATTTGGAGATGAAAATAATTATTTGAAATGGTTACAACAACAGTCAGAAAAAAATCCTAAAGGCCTTGTATTAGTTGTAGACAACGAGCTGCCAATCGGTCAACTTGAACTGACTGTAAAGGAGTATGAGGGGAAAGAAATTGGTTATGTAAATCTCTATTACCTTATTCCTGAAAAGCGAGGAATGGGTTTGGGTTCCCTTTTACACGATTATGCTATTAGATTTTTTAAGAATAATCATGTTCGTGAATATCATCTCCGTGTTTCTCCAACGAATAACACTGCCATTGCATTTTATAAGAAAAATGGAATGAAACAGATAAAAACTGAAATGGATGGAAAAATGCTAAGAATGTCTGGCTATATAAAGAACAAACTGATTACGTAA
- a CDS encoding GNAT family N-acetyltransferase has translation MEARNIFDPFPELETERLILRKIRMEDAHDMYAYGSNPEVTKYMTWNTHQSIEDTKEFLVFALSQYEQKELAPWGIERKGTGKLIGTIDFVGWKIPHRVAELGYVLSQDFWGQGIAAEAAKEVIKFGFMKMNLMRIQARCFVENTGSERVMQKAGMTYEGVIRKGMYAKGKHQDLKMYSILRDEYFSK, from the coding sequence ATGGAGGCACGAAACATATTTGATCCATTTCCCGAATTGGAAACCGAACGACTCATCTTAAGGAAAATCAGGATGGAGGATGCCCATGATATGTATGCCTATGGCTCCAATCCTGAAGTAACGAAATATATGACATGGAACACGCATCAATCCATTGAGGATACGAAGGAGTTTTTGGTGTTCGCCCTCTCACAATATGAACAGAAGGAACTCGCTCCATGGGGAATCGAACGGAAAGGCACTGGCAAGCTGATTGGAACGATTGATTTTGTTGGATGGAAAATCCCGCACAGAGTGGCGGAGCTAGGCTATGTGCTCTCGCAAGACTTCTGGGGGCAGGGAATAGCCGCTGAGGCAGCGAAGGAAGTGATTAAGTTCGGGTTTATGAAGATGAACTTGATGCGAATTCAAGCAAGATGCTTTGTGGAAAATACGGGGTCTGAACGGGTCATGCAGAAGGCGGGAATGACGTATGAGGGTGTCATTCGAAAAGGAATGTATGCCAAGGGGAAGCATCAAGATTTGAAGATGTATTCCATCCTGAGAGATGAGTACTTTTCTAAATAA
- the lexA gene encoding transcriptional repressor LexA — MTTKLSKRQQDILLYIKEEVKTKGYPPSVREIGEAVGLASSSTVHGHLARLESKGLIRRDPTKPRAIEVLDMDPHEHIPKANSVSVPLIGKVTAGQPITAIENIEEYFPLPEHMAPADENVFMLEIMGDSMIEAGILDGDYVIVRQQHTANNGEIVVAMTEDDEATVKRFFKEDNHFRLQPENSMLDPIILQNVSILGKVIGLYRNIH, encoded by the coding sequence ATGACAACAAAACTATCAAAGCGACAGCAAGATATCTTACTATATATTAAAGAAGAAGTTAAAACGAAGGGATATCCGCCTTCCGTGCGAGAGATTGGGGAAGCAGTCGGACTAGCCTCAAGCTCTACCGTTCACGGACATTTGGCCAGATTGGAAAGCAAAGGCCTCATCAGACGTGACCCGACAAAGCCGCGTGCCATTGAAGTACTGGATATGGATCCGCATGAGCATATTCCAAAAGCCAATTCTGTCAGCGTCCCTCTGATTGGTAAGGTTACTGCAGGTCAGCCGATCACGGCGATTGAGAATATTGAAGAATACTTCCCATTGCCAGAGCATATGGCTCCAGCCGACGAAAACGTATTTATGCTAGAGATTATGGGTGACAGTATGATTGAAGCCGGCATCCTTGATGGAGATTATGTCATCGTCCGCCAGCAGCATACAGCCAATAATGGCGAGATTGTCGTCGCCATGACCGAGGACGATGAAGCCACGGTGAAACGCTTCTTCAAGGAAGATAACCATTTCCGCCTTCAGCCTGAAAATTCCATGCTTGACCCAATCATCCTTCAGAATGTCAGCATCCTAGGGAAAGTCATCGGCCTATATAGAAATATTCATTAA
- the yneA gene encoding cell division suppressor protein YneA — MKQVWSSYSYTIIFAVGLFLLILLMTFTNLEKSDNQYMQVKVESGDTLWAMAEQYEDANMSTTEFVKWVREANELETTHIQEGQTIILPIERNTDILHLADSNKE; from the coding sequence ATGAAACAAGTTTGGTCTTCTTATTCGTATACCATTATTTTTGCAGTTGGACTTTTTCTGTTAATCTTATTGATGACTTTCACGAATTTAGAAAAAAGCGATAATCAATATATGCAAGTGAAGGTTGAAAGCGGAGATACGCTTTGGGCCATGGCTGAACAATATGAGGATGCCAATATGTCAACGACTGAATTTGTGAAATGGGTGAGAGAGGCCAATGAGTTGGAAACGACTCATATCCAAGAAGGCCAGACCATTATCCTTCCTATCGAAAGAAACACAGATATCCTGCATTTGGCAGACTCAAATAAGGAATAA
- a CDS encoding YneB family resolvase-like protein, translating to MKVGIYCRVSTEKSTQETSLERQEQELTQLAAIKGFEVVSIEKEQASGYDLEREGILILLEQMRNKEIEGLLIQDETRLGRGNAKIALMHCIYKEGIKLYTVTHNGELEVSETDAMLLQIISIVEEYQRKLQNSKIRRGMKRAIENGYNPVKNLSNQHVGGGRERTEVPIQEIIALRIKGLTFAEITENLNRRGYEVSKATVHRRYAEHAEKQRHI from the coding sequence ATGAAGGTTGGAATTTACTGCAGAGTCAGTACAGAAAAGAGCACACAGGAGACATCTCTTGAAAGACAGGAACAGGAGCTGACACAGCTGGCCGCGATTAAAGGCTTCGAGGTCGTGTCGATTGAAAAGGAGCAAGCGAGCGGATATGATCTGGAGCGAGAGGGTATTCTTATTCTATTAGAACAAATGCGCAATAAAGAAATCGAGGGACTGCTCATCCAGGATGAGACACGGCTCGGCCGAGGAAATGCGAAGATTGCCTTAATGCATTGTATCTATAAGGAAGGCATCAAGCTATATACAGTCACCCATAACGGGGAGCTTGAGGTATCTGAAACAGACGCCATGCTTCTTCAGATAATCAGCATTGTGGAAGAATATCAGCGCAAGCTTCAAAACAGCAAGATTCGCAGGGGCATGAAGCGCGCGATTGAGAATGGGTATAATCCTGTCAAGAATCTGTCGAACCAGCATGTCGGTGGAGGAAGAGAGCGGACTGAGGTTCCAATCCAGGAGATCATTGCCCTCCGGATAAAAGGTCTGACATTTGCCGAAATCACGGAGAATTTGAACCGCAGGGGCTATGAGGTATCAAAAGCGACTGTGCACCGCCGATATGCCGAGCACGCTGAAAAACAGAGGCATATATAG
- a CDS encoding DUF896 domain-containing protein yields the protein MLPKHKINRINELSKKAKAGGLTTEEAKEQSLLRAEYLESFRSSMRNTIEGVTIIDPNGNDVTPEKVKQIRNKRLH from the coding sequence ATGCTGCCAAAGCACAAAATAAACAGAATAAATGAATTATCCAAAAAAGCAAAGGCTGGCGGCCTCACAACAGAGGAAGCGAAGGAACAATCCTTGCTGCGCGCCGAGTATTTAGAGTCCTTCAGGTCTTCTATGAGAAATACGATTGAGGGCGTAACCATCATTGACCCGAATGGAAATGACGTGACACCTGAAAAGGTTAAGCAAATCCGTAATAAAAGACTCCACTAA
- the tkt gene encoding transketolase: protein MFTEKDQLAITAIRTLSIDAIEKANSGHPGMPMGAAPMAYTLWTRFMNHNPNNPDWFNRDRFVLSAGHGSMLLYSLLHLSGYGLDMEEIKNFRQWDSKTPGHPEYGHTRGVEATTGPLGQGIGMAVGMAMAERHLAATYNKENYELVNHFTYSICGDGDLMEGVSAEAASLAAHLKLGRLVVLYDSNDISLDGELNMSFSESVADRFKAYGWQYIRVEDGNDLNEIAKALEEAKTDLDRPTMIEVRTIIGYGAPNKSGKAAVHGAPLGEDEMKLTKEYYKWTFEEDFYVPEEVYATFKETIIDAGAKKEEEWNHLFANYKEEYPELAAQLETAIKGELPEGWDKEIPVYEAGKAVATRNSGGEVLNALAKNVPSLFGGSADLAGSNKTMLKGEKDFLPGSYEGRNIWFGVREFGMGAALNGMALHGGLHVYGGTFFVFSDYLRPAIRLAALMNLPVTYVFTHDSIAVGEDGPTHEPIEHLAALRAMPNVSLIRPADSNEVAAAWKAALTSKNKPTALVLSRQNLTTLPLSAKLAEEGVQKGAYVVSPAKKDEADAILLASGSEVGLAVQAQGVLAGEGIDVSVVSVPSFDRFEEQSAEYKESVIPKSVKKRLAIELGTSFGWERYTGDEGRVLAMDRFGASGPGELLMEKFGFTPSNVVSIVKDMLK, encoded by the coding sequence ATGTTTACTGAAAAGGATCAATTAGCAATCACTGCTATACGTACACTTTCAATCGATGCAATCGAAAAAGCCAATTCCGGACACCCTGGCATGCCAATGGGCGCTGCGCCAATGGCTTATACATTATGGACTCGTTTCATGAACCATAACCCTAATAATCCAGATTGGTTTAACCGCGACCGTTTTGTATTGTCAGCCGGACATGGATCCATGCTTTTATACAGTCTTCTTCACTTATCCGGATATGGACTTGATATGGAAGAGATCAAGAACTTCCGTCAATGGGATTCTAAAACCCCTGGTCACCCTGAATATGGTCACACACGCGGCGTTGAAGCCACAACTGGACCATTAGGACAAGGAATTGGGATGGCTGTCGGGATGGCAATGGCTGAGCGTCATTTAGCCGCTACTTATAATAAAGAGAACTATGAATTAGTTAACCATTTTACATACAGTATCTGCGGAGACGGCGACTTAATGGAGGGTGTTTCTGCTGAAGCGGCTTCCTTGGCTGCGCACTTGAAGCTAGGCCGTTTAGTCGTTCTTTATGATTCCAATGATATTTCCTTGGACGGAGAATTGAATATGAGCTTCTCCGAAAGCGTCGCAGACCGCTTTAAGGCCTATGGCTGGCAGTATATCCGTGTAGAGGACGGAAACGACTTAAACGAAATCGCCAAAGCGCTTGAAGAAGCGAAAACAGATCTTGACCGCCCAACCATGATTGAGGTGAGAACAATCATTGGGTATGGCGCGCCGAATAAATCCGGTAAAGCGGCCGTTCACGGCGCTCCGCTTGGTGAAGATGAAATGAAGCTTACAAAAGAATACTATAAATGGACATTCGAAGAAGACTTCTATGTGCCTGAGGAAGTATACGCAACATTCAAAGAAACAATCATTGATGCAGGTGCGAAGAAAGAAGAAGAATGGAACCATTTATTCGCAAATTATAAAGAAGAGTATCCAGAGCTTGCAGCACAGCTTGAAACAGCCATTAAAGGTGAGCTTCCAGAAGGCTGGGATAAAGAGATTCCTGTCTATGAAGCAGGCAAAGCTGTTGCGACGCGTAATTCCGGAGGCGAGGTCCTTAATGCCCTTGCGAAGAATGTTCCGTCCCTTTTCGGCGGTTCTGCTGACTTGGCTGGCTCTAATAAGACCATGCTAAAAGGCGAAAAAGACTTCTTGCCAGGTTCTTATGAAGGCCGCAACATTTGGTTTGGTGTCCGTGAATTCGGAATGGGCGCTGCATTAAATGGAATGGCGCTTCATGGAGGACTTCACGTGTACGGCGGTACATTCTTTGTCTTCTCTGATTACTTGCGTCCGGCTATCCGCTTGGCAGCACTCATGAACCTGCCTGTCACATATGTGTTCACGCACGACAGCATTGCAGTTGGGGAAGACGGTCCTACGCATGAGCCAATTGAGCATCTTGCTGCCTTGCGCGCAATGCCGAACGTTTCCTTGATCCGTCCTGCGGACAGCAATGAAGTGGCTGCTGCCTGGAAAGCGGCTCTTACTAGCAAGAACAAACCAACAGCGCTTGTTCTATCTCGTCAAAACCTCACCACTCTGCCGTTATCTGCTAAATTGGCAGAGGAAGGCGTTCAGAAGGGGGCATATGTCGTATCACCTGCTAAAAAGGATGAAGCAGATGCTATCCTTCTTGCATCAGGCTCTGAGGTTGGTCTTGCTGTTCAGGCACAAGGCGTATTGGCTGGCGAAGGCATTGATGTATCGGTTGTCAGCGTACCATCCTTTGACCGTTTTGAAGAGCAATCTGCGGAATACAAGGAATCCGTAATCCCTAAATCCGTTAAGAAACGCTTAGCAATTGAGCTTGGCACTTCCTTCGGCTGGGAACGCTACACAGGTGATGAAGGCCGCGTTCTAGCGATGGATCGTTTCGGCGCATCCGGTCCGGGAGAACTATTGATGGAGAAATTCGGTTTCACGCCATCAAACGTTGTTTCTATCGTAAAAGATATGCTTAAATAA